A genomic window from Micromonospora violae includes:
- a CDS encoding flavin reductase family protein, with product MTTVERPAAEIAELRPVNADLFRALLRRQASSVTVVTAVARATDPACLGGIGAPIRAGFTATSFTSVSLDPPLVSFCLGVASSSWPVLARAEHVAVHLLNAGQREAAAIFATSGIDRFAAYRDWTAGPFGLPLLDGVLARLLCRVVHRVPAGDHTLVIAEPVALGDGCDGPPLVHHQGGYTTALT from the coding sequence ATGACCACCGTGGAGCGCCCCGCGGCGGAGATCGCCGAGCTGCGACCGGTGAACGCGGACCTGTTCCGTGCTCTGCTGCGCCGGCAGGCCAGCAGCGTCACGGTGGTCACCGCGGTCGCCCGCGCCACCGACCCGGCCTGCCTGGGTGGGATCGGCGCGCCCATCCGGGCCGGATTCACCGCGACCTCGTTCACGTCGGTGTCGCTGGACCCGCCGCTCGTGTCGTTCTGCCTCGGGGTGGCGTCGTCGAGCTGGCCGGTGCTCGCCCGCGCCGAACACGTCGCCGTGCACCTGCTCAACGCCGGGCAGCGGGAGGCCGCCGCGATCTTCGCGACCAGCGGCATCGACCGGTTCGCCGCGTACCGGGACTGGACGGCCGGACCGTTCGGGCTGCCGCTGCTCGACGGGGTGCTGGCCCGGCTGCTCTGCCGGGTGGTGCACCGGGTCCCGGCCGGCGACCACACGCTGGTGATCGCCGAACCGGTGGCGCTCGGCGACGGCTGCGACGGCCCACCGCTCGTGCACCACCAGGGCGGCTACACCACCGCGTTGACGTGA
- a CDS encoding malonic semialdehyde reductase, protein MTAPATADLLALDRAAQDLLFRAARTANTFTDEPVTDAQVAAIHDLIRYGPTAYNGQPLRVLLLRSAAARARLLPYVSSSNRAKTATAPLVAVLAADVDFHDRLPELYPHRPQARDWLRDRAARAEQARFNATLQIGYLLVGVRAAGLAAGPMAGFDAAGVTREFFPDGRHEALLLLNLGHPGPDAWAQRLPRLSTEEVVWTR, encoded by the coding sequence GTGACTGCGCCTGCCACGGCTGACCTGCTCGCGTTGGACCGGGCCGCCCAGGACCTGCTGTTCCGGGCGGCCCGCACGGCCAACACGTTCACCGACGAGCCGGTCACCGACGCCCAGGTCGCGGCGATCCACGACCTGATCCGGTACGGGCCGACCGCGTACAACGGTCAGCCGCTGCGGGTGTTGCTGCTGCGCTCGGCGGCGGCCCGGGCGCGGCTGCTGCCGTACGTCTCATCGAGCAACCGGGCGAAGACGGCCACCGCCCCACTGGTAGCGGTGCTCGCCGCCGACGTGGACTTCCACGACCGACTACCCGAGCTGTACCCGCACCGGCCGCAGGCCCGCGACTGGCTGCGCGACCGGGCGGCCCGTGCCGAGCAGGCCCGGTTCAACGCCACCCTCCAGATCGGCTACCTGCTGGTGGGCGTACGCGCTGCCGGGCTGGCCGCCGGCCCGATGGCCGGGTTCGACGCGGCCGGGGTGACCCGGGAGTTCTTCCCCGACGGCCGGCACGAGGCGCTGTTGCTGCTCAACCTGGGCCACCCCGGCCCGGACGCCTGGGCGCAGCGGCTGCCGCGACTCAGTACCGAGGAGGTGGTGTGGACCCGGTGA